The genomic DNA GTGTTTCCACAGACAAGGCTGATTGTAACGCAGTGCCTACGCCAGACCTGACTGTGTTAGGCACCTGAGACAGTTTGGAATCAATATAAGGAACATTCATATGAGCAAAATGCAATGTGTCTAATATCCATgccagtttgtttttcatgtattgCTGGTCAATAAATGTTACATTAAGCCATTAGCAACCATTTAAATATCTCTCTGCCTTGTTTTTAAGACATGTTTCATACATATTTCAACACCCATGACATACTGTATTGTTATACCGCATTATATCACTAAAATGTTCACGGGAAGGTCTGTGCATAATGATTGAACAAGACTGCCACATAGATGGTTAATGCTGGGAACCACgattctttttctgtgtgagtgaaatgatgaatttttCTGCTATTTCGGACGGTTCCACAGCTGACCCCATTACGTCCAGCTGGTTCCTCTCAGACAGGTTTAGACTTTGTACAAGGTCTGCAAACTACAGCAAGTACAAGGGTGGAGGACCACACTCTATGGCACCATAGAAATTTATGAGCTATTGCATAAATACCAGATGTTGTTATGGCTCTTATTTTCCTATCatattatgtgtgtttttcgtGAACCATATAACAGATAATGAGTTGAATCTCTGTTTCAGGGTCAGATAGattacaaaacagaacacaaaatggCCTTGAAAGCATTACAAGCCTTCACTTACACGTATgtacgcgcgcgtgcgcacacacacacacacacacacacacacacacacacacacacacacacacacacacattttgactttGAGATCTGAGATTCTGGCACTAGGGGACATACCatgcatacagagagagagagagagagagagagaaagagagagagagagagagagagtgtatgtgtcttgTATGCACTGTGGGAAAAACAGAGGGCACACTAGATAAAAAAGCCAGAGCAAGATCGATATACCGATTACAACTTTAATTTGCTAATGGTTCTGTGGACAGGCAAATAAGTCTAAGCCTGGGGGAGCGctcattctgtttttaaaactctgtctTGCTTCCGCATACAGAAATTGAAGCTACTTTACATCATACCTACCTTTAAATGACTGTGATcatgtgaaaacatttcagtcaaaacCCCATAAAATACAAAATCTGTTTTGACATGATGACTTAGGGAATGTACATCATGGAATGTAATCCTCACTATTTGTTAGTAATGCTTCCTGTGTGGGAGAGCCCAAAGCCCTGTGGCGTGGTGTTTCCtggttttcttttccctcttcttctttctcacgCCCTCTCTCTACCAGTTTTTACCCTCATACACACAAGAAACCCTACACCCTACACAGCCAGTCCCCGTGAGCACAACATGTGTGAACTTGCTCCCTTTGAAACTTGTCTTATTTGTCTCCAGTTTCGGCTTATTATTTAAGCATGTGGGGTTATAATAACTTTCCATGGGCATAGATCAAAGTATTTTATctcaacaaataaaacacaagttTTGTGTCATGAACAATGAAATCTGTTTTGCCCTCGTGTGTCTGTGGTCAATAGTGATGCAGAGCTGAGTGCTGTACCCAAATTGAGCAATGAGATAGCAGCACGCACTCCGGGGTGGGAGGAGGTGAAACGCCTGTAACTGACAAGCTGATAGCATGCAGCACTGAGCAGCACTAAAGTCAACATTGGGGGAGTGCTTCACTTATCAGctgaaggagggggggggggggggggggggggggggagagattcTAGAGTGCTGACGTGTATGTAAACAGAAGATGGGGGTAGACAAGAAACACATCTCTGAGCTCCCTGACTGTGACTACAACAAACATCCAAGAGCACTGGATATtttatgttcacacacacacacccacacacacccgcatatatatgtgtgtgtgtataaatcatgTCCACATACATATATAGGAAAGTGATGCATTGGTGAAAACCGCAGTTTTACAGGTGAATGgaatattctttaaaaaaaaaaaaaattggtccTTTGAAATTAAACCACTGAGGGGCAGTCATGACCCAAAAGGTGGAACTGCCCAGGAGAAGGAAAGCTTTGTGAGCGAATCTGCACAGTTGCTCAGGGTTATGTTGCTGTGTGTCATTGAACAAATGTTTTAATGCTTTTGATCAGATTAGCCCACTTAAGGAGCAGCAGGCCGGTCGATGGTCCACTCTGACGGATGGGTAATGTTATTAGCCCTGGCTACGATTGGCAGATTGAGCCGGCTTGAACCATCCCAGGATTGATCGGCCGCCTTCCGGGCTGTTCTAATGCTGGGTTTCATAAAAAATCACTCATTTGTGTATTAAATATTGATATTGGCTGTTATCTCTTCCTGGAGTAGGTTGGTCTTTGAAAAAAGGAGACTACCACGAGATGTTCAGAATTCTTCAACAGGCAACACAATGAGAAATTAGCATTTTCATCTCATATTGTTTGACAGCCTTTATCTTTGATGTGTACTTATTTTGAtgcactcatatatatatataaaaaaatcttCCTTGTGAATCCTACACCCACCCCTTACACATGCAGAATAATCAAAGGAAGAGGTTTGTTACACTGTCATGTTGACAACATTATTTATCAAGAGAGAGGACTCTGTGTCCCAAGAAGCTCAATTGAGACTGACagataaaagctttttttttttttttttttacccggcATGTTGATACTTTATCACTACAATGAAAACTGAGATCAAGAGAATTACATCCGATTAGTGTGTTAGTAGCGCCCCCTGTTGCCAGCCTTCACACGTCTACATATTATTTTACGGTAAAATATCAGAAGTGGGGTGCAATCCCTTATTGCCACAAAAAAGGCTTCCATTTTATTagactgcaaaacaaacacagtactCGTACCATAGTGACCGCCAGGCTCTGTCGAAATATATTGCTAGACCACAGGAAAACCTTTATCAGAGGCAAGAGCCTTGAAGATCAATAGTCTGCACTAGGGCAGAAGCCACTCAACCACTAATGAATACAATAGTTTCCATCAGCCCAGTCATGGCATTTCACGCAGTCTCTAAAACTACAGAATGGAGAATAAACTAAAttaggctaaaaaaaaaatcactcttaaTAGGCtatttatgttttctttctgaaattTTGCATCTGTCTCCATTTAACTTACATCATGTAAGGAAGATAATCGTCCTTGTTGTTTTTCGAACACGGCATTTCACATTTGTATTAACATCGATCTCTTCTGCTTTATAAGACATGAACCCCTGCCAGCCATTTATGATTCTGGCTGCTTTAGGCAAGAGGATGTGTCCATGACCACCATTCCTCATACATCACGAGAAGATGAAGGTTCATGAATTCCACCGCCATTGATTTACAATATAGCAATGGGCTGGCTGAGGTCCTGACACAACCGCTCTCAACACGGAGAGAAATGATGGATATtccccctctgctctctcccttgCTGAGTTTAATGACTGGTCCCTTAGAGCTGAGCACAGCACTCTGGAGCTCGTCTTCTTTGTATTAACAAAGCCAAAGGTTACTCGCAATATATTTCAACAGACCCACAGTCAGAAAATGCTGACTTATGTGTAAAGACTAAGATGCAATTAAATTAGAGGTGGCTTTGAAAGGTGTATGTGTCAGCAGAATAGATTTAATAGCAATAGATGTCAACAACTATTTGTaaattatatatacacaaaacatgcaGCACACCAAACAACGCATATTATATACAATGCATCGTTTAATTGCGGAAATTGAAGTCTCTGCTTATTACAAAGCAGTTTTCCATGCTGCAGTAAGAATGATTTAGTAAAAGAATTAGAGTACTGAATATATATTTAGCTACAGTAGCACGCAGCTTTGTAACTGAGCTTAGGAGGTTTTGAGTTGGTTTCGGACAAGGCATCTGGGATCCTCTCCTAGGCAGCTGGCACCAATGCCTTTCACGGTTGATGAAGCAGGTTTCAGCATGATGTaggacagtcagagagagactgtcttaAAGGGAGAAAATAGGACAACACTTTCATTAGCGTGGCTTCCATCAAAACAGCCTGTCccaactttttattttctttttgagcATATAAAAGATTAAGCATAAAATATGAAGACTACAAATTCTATGAATATTCGATTACTCTGGTATATGTCGAGATTAAGATGCAGTATAACTGGAGTTCCAAACATCACAAGTGGTTAATCTTTGGGAGTAATGGTATTTTAAGATGGCATTTTTGGGATATGCCACCATGTGAGACATGACTGTGATTTGTTAGTTGTTTATGATGCAATTATGGTTTTAGTTCAAAATCAGTAGGtaagttttttaaaataatttatgatGAAAACAGCTTGTAGTAAACAACACGTTTCATGTGTCAGAATAACATCTCCATATTTAAAGTGCCACTTCAAAAtgctatatttatatattttagattaaaataaaaacatctcatATGCAATAATGGTCCTCAAGTATTCACAACTTCCTTTCCCAATTACTCTGAATGCACACAAAGAGCCACATTCTTGTGCCTCTCCCAGTAATGGTAGTCCTCTGGAAAGTTCCATGCCGCATAGCTCTCCTTGTGGTGACTGACAGCATGAACCACAAGCCCAGCTCGCTGCTTCTCCAAGGTCTCCACCACTGTCTTGGGATCTCCCTTCTTAACAGGGCCCTCCATCAGCTGGCGGATGCAATCCCTAGGTATGGATTCGGGGGCACTGCTGTAGGAGACCACAACATTGGTGTCATTCACCTGAGACAACTCAAACCAGTTTTGTCCCGCCACATACTGGAAATTCTCTCCAGCACGCCAGTTGCGATAGCTGCTCCCTGAGTGGTTGATCACACGAACGGACCATTTCACCCAATCATACTTCTTGGCCAGGAACTCCAGTAGTTCCTGAGCCACGTCCTGGAGGGTTTTGACCTCTCTCTCCTGAACAAGTCTCTTGGCATCTAGGCGAGCCTGTTCGGGAAAAGCCCTCACACATTCCTCTatgacagttttcattttaatctcaaCTTCTTGAATTTTCTCACTCCATTCCTGGATCTTTTCCTGTTCTAACTCATCCCCATGGGTGAGGGCACAGTGACCCAGCAAAGCAATGAGTCCCAAGCAGAAAAGTTCCTTTAGTCTGGCACAGAAGTCCTCAAGAACCCTCCTATTCCTGGCCTCATACCTTTCCACCACCTCTAAAATGGGCTCACTGAAAGTATTGTTCCCCATCAAAGCATCATAAAGCACATATAGGTTCTTATCACCTCCTGTAGTGGAGAAATGTTCCAAGAAAAGTCGAGTTTTGACCTCTCTGTACTGTGGTTTGGCTTCCAGGATTTCGACATATTTACGAAATTGATTACGCAGGTTCTCCTCTGCTACAAAGTACTGGGTGTCCAGACGGCCTTTCTTGATCTCACAATCAATGTCGTCCAACTGAGCAGAGAGGATGTCCAGTTTGTTTCGTACAGCAAGAAACTGGTCTTTGACATAGATCACTTCCTTACTCTGGACACTGTCTAGAGCAAGTCTTAGGACCGGGGCAGCAACCTCACAAAGGGGAAAGAACTCGCCAACTGCAGTAGCTAACACTTCTGACCCCCTCTCAAACATCTCCATCACTTCTTCAATGGCCCGCTTCTTTTGGGCCACTACTTTTTCTAGGGAACTGGACATGGTCTACtgcaaaatacagcaaaaaagattgaaaataaacaactctgaatgattaaacatCGGAAAATGGTGTATAAATATAATTCGGctcatcatttaaaaagtgcTAAAGAAAATCAAGCAAGGGGATAACCaagtaaaatattaaaatgtggATGATCAGTACTTCAGTATGATAAATTCCCTTGATTTTTAATGCAATAAGTATTCATTGTGCTGgtttgccttttttaaaaaataaaactgttatgaCTATGACTGTAATAACaggataaacagataaagtcaAGCATCACGTACTTTATCACCCAGGCAAGATAAAGTCAGATACCACAAAATACTAAATGTATAGCAAGGTTGCATGTCTGAAGTGTACATCTTCAAGCGATGTCATTATGATCCAATGTTCTTGTTACAGGTTTCTTTTCAAACCCCAGACGCACTTGAAAATCCCCTCTCATCCAGGCCTATGATCTGCCATAAATTATTGCGTCCGCAGCGGTCACATATTATAGCCTGGACTGTCGGTTACATTGCACATCCCGAATGCGACTGTTCCAAAAACAACTTATTATGATCAGATTATATATCTTTTCGTATtaactgaaaatatgtttatttttgtctggtATTTTATTCCCGGCAAAttactttctttctccctcacagaTGCCAACATTGTAATCAAATCACCGTCAAAATGAGATTTTTGACTGTACAGTTTGATAAACAGAGGAAGATTTTCTGTTGTGAAGAGCTGATTCGCAGGTACCCTTTTAAAACTGTGCATTTCCCACGACCCCGCATTGGACACACCTTGAAATTCGTTGTTTAAGTCTGAGGCAATGTCATCCTCAATCGTGTGCTCTAATCCTCTcaaaaatgacagtgtgtaCCTGGAAATGATAACGAGTCCTTCACGCCTGGAAGAGCCAACAGCTGTCGAACCTCTTAACCCACAGATTTTCCCACAGTTTTCCCGAGCTGAGAAGATGCCCGTGATGTGGTTTGACCGACTGTAGAATGAAtcatctggagagagagagagagtgagagagagagagagagagagagagagaggctaacaCAAGTGCGCACACTGTGCGGAAAGACATTTTTGGAAAGCTCACCCTGGCAACAGAGAAGAGCGCAAATCTGTGTAATATCTAACAATAATTATTATACAGACAATTTTGTACATAATTGCTGCGGTATGTCAGCCTGTATTTTTGACGTTTTGGAGTATAAAAATGCTTCTCTAGCAATTGTTGGTTATGTGAGAATATTACGCACGTTGCGCAGCATTTTCAGCCGAACTGGACTCAGCTAATCGTGTTAGAATCTGTAAGGCTATGGTAAGTTCTTAACCAATATTGCTTAACAAATATGAGTATAAATATTATTGTGATTATATGTGgtataaaaaaaccccaggagAAAATCAATAACATTTATCTGACTATTTGAAATTGATTCTTAGATCCAGGACTTGACCGATCCTGTCGTGCAGTGCCTCTTGTCGTTTTTTCATGTCAAAAGTATCAACAGTATTGCCTGCAAATTTATGCCGAGGGGgctttattttataattaatgCTGATGTTACACAAGCTTTCTTATGCATATCATTAAGATGATCATGGCTCACCCTCACATCAGTAGGACCCTTGCCTCGCATCCAGTACTTATGTGATGGAAAATTAGATTAAACTGGTTAAACTGAAATGACGAATTCTTAAGAGAATAAAACACGACTGTTAGATTTAATTGTCTTGTTTGTTCGCGGCGACAATAATCAAATTGCTAAAAGAAACCTTAGTATTAATAGTACAGGCTACAATCCATCCCTCATCATAGGCCAGACGTTAGAGGTTTTTGCCGATGTGACAAACGTTTCGTAAAACATCCCGGGACACTATAGCCGACCAAATTTTTGGCAAATGGAAGACGTCTAAATAGCCTATATTTATTGTAATCACAGTAAACTGTTTGGCCTAGCTGTAATGACAGTTGTTCTTCCTTTTACTGGGGATTGTATGTCAACATAATCTGTTTCCACGAATTACTTAGACCAACATTATTAAGCAACTCGATGTTTGAGTTATTTTAATTCGCTGCCTTTTTACACTGTCGCGTTGTACAGGAGAATCCTTTTGGGCACTCCCAGCTGACCTGTCGCATGAATACCCACCCCACTGAAGTGTGATGACGAGAGACGATCACAGAGATAACGCGCAGAGTACCAGACAATAGACGAGATTTAAAGGTAAGGTAAAGATCTCGAATTTCGGTGTCTGTGTAAAACTCGTGCGTCGGGCTTCGGTCcagaaacctgtttttctgGATAACTTGGACATATTCCGTTGGTTTAAGTTTCCTCGCAGATCATCAGGACAGAAGCTCAGTCTTTCTTCACTGGATTGTCTAGTGCTTACAAAAACATTATAATCTCGGAGGATTGAAATATGAGGATGAGGCTGATATGGCATCATACCTCAATCTGCAGCCTTTATTTATAAACATGTTTACATTCAATCCAACCTCAGTACAAGAGGAGTACAATTTCCggagtcattcattcattaattcattcactcatttattttctaaaacATAACAGTCTTATGGCCCGCTCCAGTGAAAGCAAGGCTACTTAATAAgtcttttcatttctgattttgGAGCTCGTGAAACACTGTCAGAAAGCAACAGAGTAATCTCTGTAATGCTGAATACTAAATACTGCATCACACCGATAGTCACTGATTCCAACTGAGCTTGTCCAACTGGCACACCtatctttgatttatttttaaggTAAACTTTTCAGTGATCTGATTCAGTCTTCCTGTTTCTTAAAGAATGAAGAAATCATGCAGTATATTCAGATCTTTTGTCAGGTGAGGAATCAAGGGAAGGGGGCAATTTAAAATTTCAAGACAGGACCAGGAATTAAAATGGGTCAAATTCATGAGTTATCCATTTCTGACATTACACACCGAGAGccaaagaaacagacagcatGGTATAATGGAACAACATTTAAGCCACTTGAAAACCCAGTGGTCAGTGTGAGGGAAGTgaaaaatcacttttatttttaacatcgTGGCTTTTTCACTGTGAGACAATGCTCCCTCTTGTGGATTTATGAGAGTACTGCACTTCTCGATTCGCCAGCTCCCTCTCTTCGTTCTTCCTGTGGAGGACTGTCCCGTCCTCTTTAGTTTATTATGAATCTCATTGTAGGCCATGGAGCCTGTAGAATATAATAGAACTACTGTTACTCAGAAAGCTATGATTTAATTTGCGATGATCTTATATTTTCCCTCTGTATAATGAGATATATTAGGCAttacatttaaagagaaataaaagcgCGAATAGTGTGGTATGGTGATTAGAAtaagaaatatttgtttgaaaatttGATTGTGCTCTCTGAGACATGTCTAGTAATTCTGAcatctttttttgtgaagaaacagagagagtgtgcctTAGTATTATTCTCAGTCTAACTATAGTCTATGCTGGAAACATTTCTTTCAAACAATCAGACTGCTGTGGGGAGAATCCGCACAGTGGGGACAACAAGGGACCAACATAGTTTATCTCTATATCTCTCCAGTCCATATAAATTTGTAGGTGATATCCAGAAAAGGATAGCAAACTGTTTAGTTCACAGTCTAAAGTCTGTGATTGGTTAAATGGCAGTGAACACTTGGCACTGGTTTTCTTAACTTGCAGTTTTGGAATGGAATGTTATTATTAACGTATCTTGTATGGATTTTTTAGTGTTTGGCAGAGCTTTGCAGAGGGGTTTGTCTGACACCTAGCGTCAACAGCAGAGAATAGCAGTGTGAGACTAACTGCAGAGACACCCATTACACAGAGGTAATGTGATGCTCATCTtcattgttttttcctctcttttttgtctgctGTGAATATGAAGTGTAGATTGAACAAGGAGGGAACAGACGTTTATGGATTTAAGGACTGTGTGCATTGAAACTTCATGTGCAGAGTGATGAATGTCATAGCTATGGAGGACTGCATCCTAAATGTATCCATCTGCCTGCAATTGAAtgcaatataatataataacataataatgtTATATGATATACGATGGAAAAAATGGTCGTTTTAAAGCACAAATACCATGTATGTAAACTTATAACCACAATTTTAGTCAGTGGCATGTTTCTTcagaagtaattaaaaaaaaaacccactataGTATCTTCATGGACCTTTATTGGTGTTTCTGCATAGTAAATTAGGCAACAATAAACATAGAAACAAACGATTTCCAAAACATATATTTCAGGAAAGCCACTCTGCAAATATATCGTTTCAAAGTGCATTATCACAGATACTAAGTTTATACACTGCAGTGGTTTGTAACAATTGACATCCAGTTAGTGTAATTCTGTTGGATTATACAGGCTTTGTTGCTTTAAATGGATTATACAGTATACGTTATACAGCTGCATGGCAAGCACTTAGTGAATACAAAGATGGCATCGATATCAATCTAAtcatgcacagacagagaaaagaatgaaccATGGAGCCTCATGTCTCAGAAGTCATGATCATTAGAATGTTAACGATATAGTGGGAAGAAACCATAGAGGCACCAGAGGTGCCTTTTGGAGATTGTAGTATTAATAAGAGATACCAAATAGCCCTCAGAGATGGTCAATAcagaaaataatataaatatattgaaAATGTTGAGATATATCTTAACAATCAAATTCATATTTGTCATCACCAATTATGAGCTCATTAGAGATTACCAATTACAAGAACAGAACAGCtaagataaaataataataatacaacaacaaacaaaaaaaaaaacccacgtgTAAAATAGCCAAATGGAGGTCACATGTTAGCTGCTTcagacacatatacaaaaacaggaaaagaacagcagaaaaacTGACATTATCAAAATACATCCTGTATATTAACTTGCTTCGTCCAGCACTGTCACCCTCCTGGATCAAAAGACACATTTGAGCTAGACATATGTTGACTAATTTGTCAGATTAGAATAAAGAATATGTTGATCTTTGTCATCATCGCAAATCTCATAAGACAACGGCACATTTCACATTCATCTGGTGAAA from Chanos chanos chromosome 8, fChaCha1.1, whole genome shotgun sequence includes the following:
- the rpz6 gene encoding rapunzel 6; this translates as MSSSLEKVVAQKKRAIEEVMEMFERGSEVLATAVGEFFPLCEVAAPVLRLALDSVQSKEVIYVKDQFLAVRNKLDILSAQLDDIDCEIKKGRLDTQYFVAEENLRNQFRKYVEILEAKPQYREVKTRLFLEHFSTTGGDKNLYVLYDALMGNNTFSEPILEVVERYEARNRRVLEDFCARLKELFCLGLIALLGHCALTHGDELEQEKIQEWSEKIQEVEIKMKTVIEECVRAFPEQARLDAKRLVQEREVKTLQDVAQELLEFLAKKYDWVKWSVRVINHSGSSYRNWRAGENFQYVAGQNWFELSQVNDTNVVVSYSSAPESIPRDCIRQLMEGPVKKGDPKTVVETLEKQRAGLVVHAVSHHKESYAAWNFPEDYHYWERHKNVALCVHSE